The DNA segment ctcgtgttatccgacaataacttccgttcattcttcaccaaatttaaatcataatcaAGAACATATAGTTCACGTTTGACTCTTGATGGCTCCTCTGGGTAACGGAGTATTTACTTGCATCCCGAacagatggcacactcttcagaatagttcccagcatgccattctatgaagtgtTCGTTAGCGGTTtacataattgccgaaactagcatcgattacagcagtggcaaagcccttatcgacggcgaacgatcgaatcacgagatgcactttaccaacctagaaaaaaatgttgcgAACTACCAcaatactaattgttacattggacaaattacctactgccataaaacgcagcatcaggtttgccgcctctcacttacgacattcacttcaacgcatccgtgCTGCtctttcaccacatcgacaaaactttcgaagagctatctgctattgagcctaataatatgattgttaaaatgtagtcattaattCACTATTTTAATATTTTCAACGCACAATGCAAGACCCATAAACAAGTagcggtgagtgagctctaagtattagcGTCTGGGAATTACGCATTTCGCTGCTTGAACAAAGTACCttgaagtttcattgctttgcactgttaatgcgcacgcaattccactatcacctatgcccgtgtggtcactgtacgcgcttaataaaaaatgtacctgtcaagcaaaagattcTCCTTATAGTTTTCTCTgcatacctcatagaaggcacgcgctttcttgtagcattttatgtagcagcccatggtcatagcctcactccgatgggggcacttttgataaaagtgcgcatgcgtacagcacggctcaacctcccaaagcaaacaACCAAAGCACGGACACTGCAGCGGtgacgtgcgccttgccaacacaacaagagagggcgccacgcgTTTCTTGCGAATGCTAAGGTTGCATGACAAATAGAGAAACAGCGTAGGAAATATTTTGCTTCattcaaatgtaaaatactttataCTTCTTTCAAGGTAGGACATTACGCTTCCTGAAGCTCCAAAGAGCTTGTCGATACATTGTAAATTAGAGATGTGGTGAACGATAAAgtgaagtggggtatttttcaggacttCGTCATAGACTCCATGCTATCGTAGCTTattgcgcatggtaaacgcagcatgtaagctacaatgatgaaactctactaaaagaaactttaagaagcatttaaCATCTTGGAGAGACAGCTATTCTCAaacttttatgcgcgacgaggtaatatttttattttttcatcgccattgagttacgcgccgccggctgtcgcgagatggcgcgaccggttttttgaGGCGCATGGGCCAGAATGCTGGGGATATGGACGAGCTTTGATGGCATTAACTTTGGGCAACCAGCCTGTCCATGCCTTAggttccgcgttttttttttgccagagacAAGTTCCTTAACGGCACTGTATAGCGCAGTTTTTTGTCAATGAGCCCTCATGGCGAGACGTTTGTTCTTATGCACATAGCCTACATAGCTCCTATaactgacccgccgtggtggcacagTGGCTATGGGAAGGCCGCCGTGTGCCATGCGATCgcagtgcacgctatggaaccAGCAGGTGTTCAAGCCCaatgcggagcccttcacaacaatACCCCATATCCCATGAGCCGCTTTCGTACGCTACACACCCACCATGCCATACTTTAGTATGGTACAATGACGTCATGACAGCTCAGTGTACTGAACATCACTCACCCAGCAGTGTTGGTCCTCACACGAAGTACATGGCGGTCTTGAGGGACTCGAGCACCTTGACAGCCTCCACATACTGACTCGTTGAGACAGAGTCGGCGCTGCCCCCAGACGAGTCGCTGCTCGAGCTTGACACATCCACCTTGCTCATCAGGTGCTTCTTGGCCCGGTACGCGGCCAGATGAGCATAGTAAACGGGCGCCGGGATGCTAACGCTCCGCGTGCAGCGGGCGTACGTGTGACAGAGGTAGTCGCTCAGATACTGCACCTCGTCCGCTGTAAGGCTCGAGTCGTCCCACAGAATGTAGTAGTGCGACGGCCTGCTCGTGCCCTGCACCACAGACACCACGGGGCTGGTTCAACCCACGGAATCGCAGCATGATCTCCTGGTTGCAGACGACAGACCTCGCGTCACATCCCCGACAACACTTAGGCAGTCTTAACttaggaatcaagaggaagagatgggcttgggctgggtatgtaatgcgaatgggaagacaaccgctggtccttaagggctacggagttgattccaagaaaagggaggcgtagcaaggggcggcagaaagctaggtgggcggatgagattggcaAGTTTGccaggatacggtggccgcagctttcaaaggacagggtaactgtagagacataggagaggccttttccctgcactgGGCATAGTTAGGCTGATAATATTCATGACGATGATGAATTTGGGTGCCTTAAAATTTTGTTACTATCCTGTGGTCCCCGTTTTGGAACACATCCCGTTCCCGGCTGTGGCGGACGAATTTcgtcgatggaggcaaaattcgagAAGCTCGTGTACTGcgcaatctcagtgcacgttaaagagccccaagtggtcgaaattttcggagccgttcactacggcgtctctcatagtctgagtcgctttgggacgttaaacctccataaaccaaacagaTCCCATTTTGCGGGAACCCTTTACTGGCTGTTGCACAATGAAATATCAAAGTAGGCCATGCGCAGTTGCTATTCGGGCCCACACCTAACAGTCATCCTGTGATTTATAATGTGTAAGAAGCGCCCAAACTCCCTGTCACTGCCTCTATAGTGGCCTGCTTAATGTTGCACTGAAAAGTTCGGAGCACGTTCACTTCGCTTCTACGTCATTAGGGAGTTTCTGCGACCAAAGTACCGACTACTGGGCCCCAGACGGCATTCCATTACTGTGCACCTGAATGCCGAAATGGCTGCAGAGGTAGAAGTCGAAGTCGAGCGGGTGCGTGACCACAGAGTCTACGGTGGTGCCGGGCGGCATGTTGCGGCACTTGCCAACCCCGTCCCGGTCATTGGCGGGCATGAAACGCGTGTGGTgacgcttctggaccacgatgaatgTCAGCGCCGGCTCGTACGTCTCGTTCGGGGAAAGCTCCTGGCACGCCAgtcggatggcgctcacctggaaACAAGATCAAGGCAAAGTTGTAGCCCTGAACTGGTCGCCTAATGGATTAAACACTGCTTCTGGAGCTTGACACAAGGGATGGGCAGGACAACACCATTTCGTGCACAGTCCAACAGCTACAAACCGTCGTCTTTCGAACAAAGTTAGGAGAAGGTTATGGCGCTGTGAGTAAATTCGTATCGTATATGGAAAACTGGTAGAATCCACAGTAACTTGGAAGCTTCTCTGATCGGGCTTGCAGGTAATTCATGACAGCTAAAAATTCAACAGTCCAAGACAGGTACGATGAGCACCAGCGCTGTGGTGTGGTGCATTTTTATCTACATTGAGACCCGCCAGTTACCGCGGTCGATGATGTTCGATGTAGAATCCGCGAGACAATATGATGCTGCCCCTTTCAATCATAACCAACCCACAAAAATATGCGGGGATAAATCATTTTGAATTCGAAACTTACCTCGCGGTTGCGGACCTCCatgaactgcccctcgctcactccgtcccgGTAAAAGATAATGCGCTCCGGCTTGTGCCTGGTAGCATGATAAAATGCCTTCAGCGTGTCTTTCATCATGTCCTTGAGGTCCTTGATGATCTCCAGGCGCGAAGTGGCAGCGGAGTCTGCCATCTGGACGCGAACGGAGGCGTGGAACTTGTACGGAATGGCGTCCAAGCTACCAACGCACGCCGCGATGGACGGCCTCAGCTTGTCCCCAGGCGCCGGGTGAGTCACGTCCGCGCCGATGATGATAACCGGCTTCTGGAAGATTTTCGGCTTCTCCTTGGGCAGCAGGCTGTTGTTGATGCCGCCCAGCTTGGCATTGATCTTCTGGCAGAGGTTGGTGATGAGCGCGGCGTTGCACTTCTTGATCACGTTGTTGTCCATTACGCACTGCGTGCGCAGCCCGATCTCGGTCTCGGCTACCTGCTTGATATCGGCGTAGCTCGTGTTCTTGGCAAGCACGATGATGACCATCTCGAGGTTGGCGGTCTTGCGCTGCTCCTCGAGCAGGATGTTCCGCACTGGCTTGCGGTTCGCATCAGTCGTGGTGACGTCCAGCGGCTGCTCGATTCTCATGCCCAGTTCCTGGCCGACCCGGATGAGCATCTTGACGAAGTTGTCGAGGCTGTCTCGCTGCGCGAACTGGCTCAGGTTGAGCAGCGTCCAGCGGGTCAGCGTGGCCGACTTGTAGAAGTGACGGCCCCGCAGTTCCCAGGTGCCCTCGCGGGGCTTGCCGATGTAGTTGTTCTCGAAGACCAGCGATGGCGGATCGAGCACCCTGCCCTTGAGCTGCGTCGGCTCGGTGCTGATTTTGATGCCGAACTCGTGCAGGCACTggtcgctgctgctgaccagatcCCGCACCGACTGGCGGATCTCGTTGAAGCGCTTGGCCGGTGGCTGGGCCGTACGCTTGATCATCTCGGACGTCTGGGTCTCGTCCAGTTTCTTCTTGCAGTGCTGCCCTTCGACGATCACGCAGACCTCCAGCGGGAGGTAGACCGGGTGGTTTGTGCTGCCGGTCTCGATGCAGGGCAGGTTCGGGTACTTGAGGCGGTCGTAACGGTTTTGGAAGTAGTCGGCCACCGAGAAACGGGTGCCGTCTTCCATTTTGAAGTAGATCTTCTTGGCTGGTTCCTTGGTGACGCGAACCACCTTGTACTTGCGAGGGTATGGAAGGTGGGTGACCTTGACGCGCAAACCCTTGAGCTCCTTGTTGAGACGAACGTTCTGGAAGTCGCGCAGGTTCTTGAAGTCTCCGGCCGACATCTCGCGTCGGCAATCGCTGAACAGTTTGCACATGAAGTCGGTCACGGGTAGAGGCTCGTAGAAGGCGGTGGCCGaaatgtcgacgttgagcatgggCTTCCACTGAGCGGCCCGAACGCTAGTGTAGTAGCCGAACCAGACTTCGCGGCCACCTCCAAGGGTGTTGTATTCGCCTGGGGCCGGCGGTTTGAAGAAGGACCGCCCGATGGGCGTGAGTTTGATCGACGGTCCGTGCCGCAGCATGATGTCCACGGCTTGGAGGACCTCCTGGGGAACCTGGCTGACGCGTCTGTCGAAGACCGCCTGTAGAGCGTCCAGATTCACGgtggccgcgtactggatcttCACGATGAAATTCTGAATCCGCTGGTCCTCCTCGAAGTCGACCGTGAAGGTGCGCTCGCGGAAATTGAGCTCACGGCGCGTGTACAAGTTCTTGCGTCCGTCGAAGGCGGGCATGCAGCCACTCAGGTCGACCCGGTACTTCTTGACGAGCAACTCGATGACCAGGCGGTTGATCTTGGTGCTGATGCAGCGGTACTTGCGCTTCTCGGGCACTTTGTTGGTCTCCTTGCGCGACTCTGAGCAGATCTCCACGTCGTAGTGGAAAACGTTACCGGAAGGGATCTCAACGCTGAAGTGGTTGGCGGTCAACTGGATCGGCCGGCCCAGTTTGCCTTGAGCAGGCCGGCGCGGGAAGTGAGACGGCAAGGTCCGCTCGATTTCCTGCAGGGCGCGCCGGGGCAGTCCGCGGCTAAGTTTTAAATTCCCACAGCGCACAATtcgtgtccaacattcttggacaaaatttgaaaattttaagatactcttatggaaatattgaaggtaatggtcataGTCCGATTTTTTTTTACTAGCTGGCATCAAGCTgttcagactgccatagaaaaacaatggggaacgcttttgacggtagcaaaaacatAAGTGAAaacatgcaagcctgccgacagcAGATCTGCAgatcttttgtccagaattgtcggtTAGGCGGTTGTATTACGTACAAATTCCGCGCGTAAACTACGCCTGACCTCTGCGTTAGCTGTCTAAAAGTAAAGTCCTCCATATATCGGTTAATTGATAAAAGTCAAAAGTCAGCTCCTCCACACTGACGATCTGACTTGCGCGTCACGCTGTTGATATGGAGAGCTCAAAATGATCTCGGTAAAGTAAGGAGAGTGAATGGAGTGCATTGGTCAGATTTTCACGTCGCTACACTGCGGATGAGAACTCGCGATTTTGTTTCGGTGATACTTTTTCGCCTGTGGACTACTAGCACGGAACCCACCCCAGTCAGCTCTTAATCGATAGCAGTACGCCTTTTTATCTTTTACTTGTAAAACGCTGCGAATTACGAGAGAAATGCGAAAAATTCAAATTTCAGAGATTCCTGCGGGGAAAAGTGACCGCTGTAGGCAACCTCAAGTTTGCAGCGTCACTCGAAGCACTCTAACACACGCCAGCGAGAGGACCAAGCATTCTTTGAAGGAGTGAAGGCGCCAAATTTTTGGCCCTGTGCCTTTGGTCTGCActcaaaaactgcaatatgaactcTGCTTTGTCGTTTTAATTAACTGAAACTAACACTGAACTGTTGCAGAAGTCAAGATTTCAGCAAATGAACAAAGAGCTATATATAAGTTTTATATGCTTCACAAGACCTGGTGCTCACTTGTGCCATCGCAACAGACTTTCGACTgctgaaagcgaaactgaaactgcatgGAAGAATATATTCAGTTTTAAATTAGGCGCTGGGCGTAGGCGAATTCCACGTCGTGATTCATTTTAACTAattgtgtgcgtgtctgtgtgtttcacttaatggcgcataagcagctgaGGCTATCATGGACAGGGTTGGTAAGATCTCACTGGTGCGCTGGCGGACAACTACTTCGTTTAGAAACCAATTTCCCTGTCACATTCCCTTCTTTTAGGAATCTAACTAACCACTCGTGTCAGGTCTCCTACTGTATTCTCTCCTAAGAGCAAGCAAGGGTGGAAAGGGACGCGTTTGTGGCAAAATTTCGAGTTTCCTGCATGAAAACATGCGGACGCCACATTTACAAAGAGGATTTTCTTGTTTCATAATGTTCGCAATCATACACAAGAAAAAATACACAATAAAAATTTCGACGAGCACATTAAGCGAGCTCGTAGTGCTTTTACACAACCACATTCCAGTTTCCGTACTTCGTTGAAGCCATCAAGTGACGTTCGTCAAGTAGCTGCATAGGCAACGCCGAGAGTGCCGAGCAAGGAATGCAAACACGTGTATAATCATTCTCAATGTGGTATCTGAATCACCTCAATGAGCTGAAAATAAAGCGAAccttggaaaaaaaattgaaaattgggtttttgatgaaaggtaatggcgcagtaattgtctctcaTACGTCCCGAAAATATGGGTTTCCCAAAAGGTGCCTTCACATGAAGAAGGCGGGACTGCGCTTGTCCCCTCTTTATTCACGTGAATGAAGCTTTTGCGCAACCCATCTTTACGCTACGATGAGCTACCTTGCTGAATCGCATGTGCCGGGGGACACCGGAactgcgccgtaaaagaagggaggaaggtgggagtgaaaaagagaaagaggtgccgtagtggaggtctctggaataatttccaccattaACTTCTGAAGCACGCCACTCAGCTCCAATACTGTCTATACTCTCGACATCAGGCCCTCCCAATAGTGGGACGCCGTCAGGTACTTTCacgccatttcttcctttctcttcccTCGCGGTGCCAAAAAACGCGAGCGGCGCATGCAAGCACCGATGTCATACGTAGCGCGATCATTCCGGGAGTGCTCAGGTTTAGCATCGCGTAGAAGGAGCCAAAGTCGACAAGCGAAGAGGAGCCGCAAAGCAGAAGAGAgggatgtagtcgagggtttaacggcataccgtctggtcaggaatcatggtgatgcagattgctggtcactggccaaagtcaaaagatgaaaagacgtttcgggagcactacggctcccttgttcactatgaaacaatcggcgcacggatccgttcttttgtagcacccagtagcgtttttaatgattcaGCATAGATAGGATGCAGAGTTcggtcgttcctgtttaatgtgttagacgatgtctgtatgataagggactcaagattctgccgtgctgacgtgttcttttctgttgtcaatatctttattTGATCCCAGCTAATCTCGTGGCGGGATTTTTGCACATGCTCTGCGATGGTGTTAGATGCTTTCTGGTTTCGGACGTcattctggtgctctctcaggcgtctcctgaagtcctttgtttcaccgatatatattgatgagcaatcggcgcagtcaatctcatacacaacacctggaaatctttcacgagggagcttgtccttcacattcaccagttctgttcgcaccttgtcAGCGGGGACgggcgcgatgttgacgccatgcttgcggaaaatacgagcaagcgcttcgctaattcccgctacgtatgggacagcagctcgtttttcttttggttttttgctatcgcgttcttcggaggtaaACACagacgcgagagcacagaaaaaccaaaagaaagatcAGCACGgtagaatcttgagtcccttaccatacagacatcgtctaacacattaaacaggaacgacgtaaCTCTACATGCTATCTATGCTAAATccttaaaaacgctactgggtgctacaaaagaacgtaTCCGTGCGCcaattgcttcatagtgaacaagggagccgtagtgctcccgaaacgtcttttcatcttctGACTTTgcccagtgaccagcaatctgcatcagaaGAGAGGGGATTATGCGCTACCTTTGTCCGCTGAGGGGCGTTAGTAGAGTTAGCATCACGGCATCACGTGACATttctgaagcctagtcataaaacgTATAATGGAAAGCCTCATGGGAAATGCACACACGTGAAAAGGCAGCGGTAGCTGCTAACAAAGATTCACTTTCGCTTGCTGCGCAGCGTAACGCCTGCCCTTGACATTTTTTTGAGACGCGCCTTGGGCGCAATCTATGCAACCTGAGATGGAATCTATGGAACCTCGATGCAGTACGGTGCATGCACGgtcactgttgttgttgttgttgttgacctcacacaatggcacatatccacaagggggattggccataacgaGGCGGTGACgttttaaatgaccagttgcatgtggcaagcatgggatgatcTACCAAAATTtgtatcgcacagtttccgtagccgaggtggttgcaggaggttaggggggtcatacaaactaaaatttaggcaaagaaggggtagggattactataagtggttgtaaaaaccgaaatacagaagctgataatgggatgggcaggacgaaagttcatgatggtagacgttttgattctaggagataattttgaacggcagagttaacattcccattggtatggccaagcatagaagcgccaagagacagaacaaccgcagaagacaggcgcaaactgagattctgtattgggacgtctaatagtcgcctcctaatcgatgagtagcgacggcaaaaaagaagaaagtgctctattgtttccggctccgcacaatacgcacacaatggggagatcgccagaccaggcctgtataggtaaaaatttagttgcggcacccggcaacgaagcctcgtgaaggaaacttcaagattgcgcgatcgccagactgagtttctccatgggaacagtaggtgctggaagtcgtccaaggaagtaagcgctgatgcgcccaattcgttcgttacagtgtaccgtcgaaagcgtgccgccgtgatgtaagcagttgttggaagcgggtcaacaatcggtccactcagggctgccttcgctaaagcatcagctgattcatttaatagaagacccctgtgccctgGAACCCAAAGAagtcgaattgatgtgatgtctggagggatcaggaattttagtatccgaaagagctgcgattcagtggacgccgagagggaagtgcataaagataacgggTCCGTAAtgattattactgctgataaaaaaattggtaccttgcgcagagcgagaaccactgctagaaactcagccagatagataggagtgaaatcttggagacggagagaaaaagaccagtcaagggactgggagtaaatacctacacctgccttttctgcacacaccgagccatcagtcgcaattgcaacatgtgagctgaaggtcgacaaataatcctgcaacataccatttaaccatgagaaaggcagtaattttgcattacatggataaatgtcatcgtagatgatataCACATTtacagggatggaccgcaccggaacaatttcaggtattcgcacgttgaatgggcccagcaaagattcaacgaaacagatttggggagtttgaaggcgagaccatccgacacccaagaactccgctcgctgccctaggaagatcaactcggatgcatgctgctccgagtcgcaaaactttaaaaacgtttgtactgtcaaaaggcgaaaccttgcagtaagaggcgacacccgcgcttccagatacaaaacattgtttgtcacgtatttagggagacccaaacacaggctgtaaggtttctggcgacagccggtggtctgattcagctgcgtattcggccaggacacctgcagccggggtccctgcacggcgataggcatctgggttcccacggccggtcctcgcgtggtttattggattcgagacggaggattccactgccgtttgaaaacaacattgttcccggaagatcgaccgtgcggcccggaggcagttagcgaccgccagaaccgagcagggggtgacttaccccttcaactgtgcctgctcgccggcgcctcgcccattcggacttcccggaagacgtgtccggctggagcgtgagaactgtcgttcggacgcgaagacaacgctctctctggtgggggcgattgtccagcggcaccctctttctccggcgaggcatgtgacgggggcgtgtccctatgtgaagtggtgtgtgcgtgtgtgtgtgtgtgtgtgtacgacaacgcaagttaggccacgcccaacctggcgaagacttcctcgaacctggggaatcctagggaccggaccctttttaaaccggacgacgagtgccgtgagaaaagaatcctcgatcatcctcagatctcagatcctccgaccttcccccatcaccctccaatgggttccaaaatcttgtaaataatgcaaaataaaccccctgtactgtttccttcataaccaagtccgacaacgtcattcggagaagggacctgcggcgctgaaagagtcagctcaatcaaggacccctcgtccccaacaactggttggcagcagctgggatggaccgtgcgacgtcgtcatttctcaaccggtaagcgtttcggcattttgctataggattcgccaggcttcagattttgagagaataatctagaatcactgggaagtgtatgtcaattgagaaggggtaatctcacgacattttgaagatagcattgccaaagcggagaaagcattgtcatggaccttatgaaattgtcaaagtcggacttgctgttgtcatgcgtggaactgtcaatagaagtacagagaaaaattacaaaacttgaaatatgcaagacaattcaaaagcacgtagatgacgatcagctggtagatacgtggaatttggtacaggaagaaaaaagaaaaagggaagcggaatgggaaaaagagaaagaacggcaaaagtgggaagctgaaaaagaagaaagaaatctaaagcgattgcagcttcaaagcgaaaatcgaaaaaaaaggcgacagttcgagagccgggtctcctgaaagagcaagcgatgtacaatcatatagaatgaacagattcatgcagccctatgaaagtggaagggacataggattgtacctgggaaactgagagaacttgcgaaagggagaactttgctcgcagtacatggccgcagcggcttctgacactcttgccatgtgaagtagctgaagtcatagcgagacttagcacacaagacgcagctgactacgaaaaagtcaaagccagcctgctaaaaaggtaccggctgtcagccgaagctttccgagagcgcttcaggaacgcaatgaaaaacgatagcgaggactatcaggatttcgcgtatggactaaagacgaatctgctagagtggctaaaaggagccgaggtttatgaaagccgagacaaaatcattgagtgtttttgccttgagcaattttaccgaagcattccccaagtggtgaaactgtgggttcaagacagggaaaaagtcaacacagttgaaagggccgctgagctagcagaggagtacgtttcgcgcagaaggttgaccactgaagagggtgcgtcacacgctcgaaacgcgatgcgagataaagggcctagcagaaagacgcgaagcgctagaagttcggagcaatcagaggcaacgaaggtagcgcgaGAAAAGCGTGAAGGACAGgttaagagacagggagcagataaagccgcgaaaaaagagtttgaggctagtaggccatttcgttgctacaactgcaatggtgtcgggcactttgcagccaagtgtacaaagcaacgtttggtgttctcgtgcgtcgaggataacgccgagaatctagagctccctaagccatacctgcacgagctgcacgttaacgggaaaccgtgcagggtgcttcgtgatagcgccgcgacgatggacgttgtccacccgtcttacgtgtcagtggacgattttacgggagaagtctcgtggataaaacaggcagtagaagaacacagtatatgccttcccatagctagagtgataatttgtggaccgtttggagagctaatcactgaggccgcagtttcgaaggccgtgccacttcaatatccttacctcttctcgaatcgatcagaccaattgctacgcgagagaggccagaaactcggaagcggggtgatacaagctttgacaagatcgaaaactcgtcagctcgcatctcaactaagtcagattcccgaacctcaggtagccagagacgcaccagccagcatatcgttgcaatcaaatgaggagggaagtgaaccaacgaggaatgaaagccagacagctgaccgagcaaatgagcgacgagggacttcaaccactaagtcggtagaggaatcagaaaacgctgaaggatccgttttatctccaacatcgcgtagttttgttcgccttctgcaggtgaacagggagtccctaacaaaagaacagaagcaggatcccactttggaaagactgcaccttacagctaaagagggcatcgcgagacgcaacataacgatgcatgaggagggaggcttactataccgacactaccaggacagaaaaggcaaaacatttgatcagctggtcgtgcccgaaaaatacagagcggacattctgagtctctgccacggaaatggctgggcaggacatctgggaatcaataaaacaaaggagcgctattaatggaatattattggccgggttgtttcaaagatgcagaacgctacgtaaaatcatgcgatgcgtgccagcgcgtgggcaagccgggagagacatggaaggctccactgaaaattgttccattgatctcggaacctttccgccggcttgtaatagacacagtaggccctttgcctaacacgaaatcaggctataagtacttgcttactatgctgtcccgccacaaaatttcccgaagcaattccgttgaaggacttgagctccacagaaatag comes from the Amblyomma americanum isolate KBUSLIRL-KWMA chromosome 1, ASM5285725v1, whole genome shotgun sequence genome and includes:
- the LOC144099304 gene encoding protein argonaute-4-like, producing METAPRSQRRSCGTGRPTGRSPGAPSALSFAQAVQQRVVRAAPPQILSSTAAGAALITRAEGTNGNGAHTVAPTEGVPTTSTSLTAAPVQARNGVGNTKSQNDELSIQEIERTLPSHFPRRPAQGKLGRPIQLTANHFSVEIPSGNVFHYDVEICSESRKETNKVPEKRKYRCISTKINRLVIELLVKKYRVDLSGCMPAFDGRKNLYTRRELNFRERTFTVDFEEDQRIQNFIVKIQYAATVNLDALQAVFDRRVSQVPQEVLQAVDIMLRHGPSIKLTPIGRSFFKPPAPGEYNTLGGGREVWFGYYTSVRAAQWKPMLNVDISATAFYEPLPVTDFMCKLFSDCRREMSAGDFKNLRDFQNVRLNKELKGLRVKVTHLPYPRKYKVVRVTKEPAKKIYFKMEDGTRFSVADYFQNRYDRLKYPNLPCIETGSTNHPVYLPLEVCVIVEGQHCKKKLDETQTSEMIKRTAQPPAKRFNEIRQSVRDLVSSSDQCLHEFGIKISTEPTQLKGRVLDPPSLVFENNYIGKPREGTWELRGRHFYKSATLTRWTLLNLSQFAQRDSLDNFVKMLIRVGQELGMRIEQPLDVTTTDANRKPVRNILLEEQRKTANLEMVIIVLAKNTSYADIKQVAETEIGLRTQCVMDNNVIKKCNAALITNLCQKINAKLGGINNSLLPKEKPKIFQKPVIIIGADVTHPAPGDKLRPSIAACVGSLDAIPYKFHASVRVQMADSAATSRLEIIKDLKDMMKDTLKAFYHATRHKPERIIFYRDGVSEGQFMEVRNREVSAIRLACQELSPNETYEPALTFIVVQKRHHTRFMPANDRDGVGKCRNMPPGTTVDSVVTHPLDFDFYLCSHFGIQGTSRPSHYYILWDDSSLTADEVQYLSDYLCHTYARCTRSVSIPAPVYYAHLAAYRAKKHLMSKVDVSSSSSDSSGGSADSVSTSQYVEAVKVLESLKTAMYFV